The genomic stretch GGCAAAACCCTCCCTGCCCGAATTCACGCCAGGCTTAGCTTCCAGTGCAGCCAGCAGCCGCTGGGATGCTTTAATCGCGCGCGAGTCGAAATGCTCCCTTACCGGTGTGTTGAGTCCTATCGCCGCGTGGAGGCCGAGCGCGTCGTTGTCGGTTGCGCGAAATGTGGATGCGTCGGTCTCAAGCCAGCTGGTAATGATTTGCTTTCGAACCCCATGTTTGGCAGGTGGCAGTTGGGCGAGTTCCCAGACGGCCTCGATTTCCTCCCGCGACGGCCCGACGCCAGACGGCGGGCCAATCACGTGAAAGTACTTTTCTGTCAAGGACTGGTCGGTCCATTGGTCGGCTTTCTCCGATAACCTCTTTTTTTGAATTGCGTAGAACCCGAAACCTGTAGTGATCGCCGCGAAGACAGCAAAGGAAAGCACCAGGGCGGATTTGATTTTGCGCCGTTTTCGGAATTGCCGTTCTTGCTCGCGTTGCCAGCCCGCAATGAGGTCGTCCGCCGCCAGGGAGTTTCCTTGCGGGTCTATAGGCGCCCTCAGATCGACGGCGAGGCGCATGCGTTCGCGGTCAAAATCCCGGACCTTCTTCAAAGCACTGGAGTTGGACTGCTGCCCGCGAAGGTCAAAAAATATCTCGTGGTGAAGACCAATTTCCAATTGTGTGTCGGAGAAAAATGAGTTCGGGGCGGCGGCCGGGTCTTCTCCCTGAGTGACAGCGATGCGAACAGGACGGTCCCACTGGTTGTCGTTGTTCTGGCGAAGGAACTCCTGCAATTCCCAATCCATAAATGCAGTCGATTGATCCCGTCCAGGCCACAGGATTACAAGAGCTGCGGACCGTTCCAGGTAAGGCCTGATCAAGGCTTTGATCGGCTCAAGATGCTGGCCCTCCGGCGGCGACGGCCTCCCGCGAGACCGGGGTAGAACAAAGTCGCCGCCATCTCTGCAAATCCGCATGGGTTTAAGACGACGCCCCTGGATGCCGCGCTCTTCATGAAAACCCTCCAGGAACTCCTCAAGTTTGACGGCGAGCTTATAGTCCGCCCGCGTGGAGTAACTCAGAAACGCGTCGTAATCCCACTGTGGAGTTTTATTTAGACCGGTTGATTCGTTCACGTGCGTGCACTTGCGAACTGTTGATCGATGCGTGACACACAAATGCTAGATCTTGCGTCGTTGGTCAATCATCTCCCGGGGACTCGAGTGGTGTTCGATCTTGCACCGCGGAAGATGGAGGTCGTTCGTGGTTCGTGGCTTTTTGTCCCTTAGTCCTTTACTCTTTTGGTCCCGTCTTCTGTCCACCGTCCTCGGTTCTCATCTGGAATCCGTGTCCATCCGTGGTTAAGGTCCGGGTCTTCGGGAGTTTGCGCGTTGCTGTGGCTGAGACGGGCTCGGTCCTGTGACATACGTCCTAGAGCCGCGGTTCTGCGGTTTGGCTAGGTTGGCTTGAACCAAAACACACTCGGATTCGAAATGGCCGCTCATGAACTCGAGTGTTCAATGCGAGTGAGTGCCAAAATAACCATGCGTATGACTGCCTTCCGAATCCTTCCAACCGTTTCTGTTCCCGGCAAAAGGTCACGTGCCTTCACATTGATTGAGTTGCTGGTCGTGATCGCCATCATAGCCATCCTGGCGGCCATGCTGCTGCCCGCGCTCGCCAAGGCCAAAAGCAAGGCGCATCGAACCGTCTGCACGTCCAACCTCAAGCAGGTCGGATTGGTCATGGCGATGTACATGAGCGATTATCGCGATACCTTCCCCTACACGCCGGCCGGTTGGTGGCGCATGCCGCTGATTGATCTCCCCGGCTTGCAGCACAATTACATCAGCACCAACAACCGTGCATTCTATCGCTGTCCGTCGGAACGGGGCCTTGGTTTTAACTATCAATTGCTCATCGCACAGGGCCAGACAGGCATGACCAACCAGCTGCCGTTTTCGAGCTCCTATTATTATTATGCGACGTTTTATCGAAACAGGGTCAAGGTGAGTTCAGTGACGCGTCCAACCCAGAAGGCTGTTCAGGTGTGCTTCGCCAGCGCGAACAACGCGCTGTTCAACACCGACCTGAATCCTCCGCGAAATGGCGCACACGGCGACGGATTGAACTGGCTCTTTGTGGACGGCCGCTCGCAGTTCGCAAAATGGAAGCAGATGACTCCGTGCAGTGCCAACCTGGATCGACCCTATAATTACGACAACGATCCCGTAACTGCGATCAATCTGGCGAAATGAGGTGGCGGGGACATTGACTGGACGGACGTGCATTTCACCCCTCGCCTTCGACGTGAGGGTGGGGGAAAGGACAAACATTATGAGTTCCATGACAACAGCGGGCCTGTTTTCTGCCGCGGTCATCCTCTTTGCCGCCGCGGTTCAGTCCGCCGCGGTAAAGGTGAAATCGCCCGACGGAAAGGTGATGGTTACCGTCACCGACACCGGCGGGTTGAGTTACTCGGTTGTTTTCGACAAACGCGAAGTTGTTTCCACGTCCCGCTTCGGCATCATTTCCGATGGCGTCGATCTCGGCGAAGGAGTCAAGCTTGGGAAGACGGCATCGCGCAAACTTCGTGAGACTTACGCGATGTTTGGTGCGCATGCTAAGGCGGAGAATCACTGCCGCGAAACCACGGTGTCGGTCAGCAGCCCCGGCGGCGAAGCTTACGACCTGGATGTGCGCGCCTACAACGACGGCGTCGCCTTGCGCGCCCGTTTGAACGCCAGGCCGGGCAGGAAAATCAACCGGGAGACGACGGAATGGAAAATTCCCGGTAACCCGATGGCCTGGTATCAAACGGATTCCTTTAACTACGAGGGTATTTTCCAAGGCAGGCTGCTCGGAAGTTTTCGGACGAACGAACACATCGCGTTGCCGGTCACATTCACGCTGCCGGGCGGCGGTTATGCGCTCATTTCGGAGGCGAACCTTCTCAATTACAGCGATGCGGACGTGCAGGTTGCCCCCGATCATTCATTGCGCTTACGTTTTCATGCGCCTCCGAATCGGGATGGCTGGATGACGGATGCGGCCGTTGTCCAGCCCTGGCGCGTCACATTGCTCGCCCGTGATTTGAACGCCCTGGCGAACAGCGATCTGATTCGCAACTTGTGCCCGTCCGCATCGACTGAACTTGTCAATGCGGACTGGATCAAGCCCGGCCGATCTGCGTGGCAATGGTGGTCCATCGGCGATCCCCTGTTTCAGGATCAGCGTCAGTGGGTGGACTGGACCCGCGACCTGGGCTTTGAGTATTACCTCGTGGATGAAAACTGGAAGAACTGGAAGGACAATGGGCGCGACAATTGGGGTTGTCTGAAGGAGGTCTGCGATTACGCGAAGACCCGCGGCGTGAAAATCTGGATCTGGGTGCATTGCAACGACGTATCGAACCCGACGACACGCTCGAACTTCCTGGACCGTGCTGTTGCGCTGGGTGTTGCCGGTGTAAAGATCGATTTCCAGCCGCAAGCCGATGTGCGGTGGGTTAATTGGTATGACGAAACACTTCGTGACGCGGCTGCCCGGAAATTGATGGTGAACTTTCATGGGGCAAACAAGCCCGTTGGACGAGATCGAACCTGGCCAAACGAAATGACGCGCGAATCCATTCGCGGCCACGAGTGGCATATCATCCGTTACAGGCGCACGCTGCCACCGGCGCATGACACCATCCTGCCATTCACCCGATACGTCATTGGGGCAGGTGATTACACGCCCACGGTGTTTAATCCGAAGGAGCTGCGCGGCTATACCTGGGCGCGCGAGCTGGCGCAAGCGATTGTCTTTACGTCTCCGTTCCTCTGTTACGCGGATCATCCGACAAACTATCTTGCTAATCCGGCGCTCGACGTATTGAAATCGATTCCCGCGACGTGGGATGAAACGATCGTCCTGCCCGGCAGCGAGATCGGCAAGTGCACGGCCTTCGCCCGGCGCAAAGGCACGCAATGGTTCATTGGCGTGATCAATGGCGGTGAAGGCAGGACGCTGGATATCGCTCTGGATTTCCTGGGACGCGGCAAGTTCCAGATGGTGCAATTGGTTGATGTCGCCGACCGCAACGATGAGTGGCAGCGCACGGAAAAGCCGGTCACGCGCAGGGAGCGATTGAAACTTTCGTTGCGGCCGGGCGGCGGCTTCGTCGGACAGTTAGCGCCATTGAAATGAAATTGGAATGTCGGGACTTGTCCCGGAGCGCGGCGTTCAGATCGCGGCAATGGGCGCACTGAATCGTGGGAAGGCACTGCGCTGCGGGTCGCGAACGCTGAAGAGCCGTAAACGCCGCGTTCCTGTTGCGATCGTTGACACAAGGGTTGATCGAAAGAAACGGGACGGCCACTATTCAGCGGTTTGACGAATAGGATTACCATGAGGAAACATCGATTATCGCTCTTAACGCCGATCGTGGCAGGTGTGTGGATGACTGTGGTGGCCGTGGCGCAGTCCGCGCCTTTTCATTGGAAGTTCGCATCCACTCCGCCGCTGGGCTGGAACAGTTGGGATTGCTTCGGCACCACGCTGACAGAGGCGCAGGCAAAAGCGCAGGCGGACGCAATGGCCCGCGAACTTTTACCTTCGGGTTACCAATACTTCACCGTGGATATCCAATGGTATGAGCCAAACTCCCGCGGCCATGTTTATCGCGCGGGCGCGCCGCTGGCTATGGATGAGCACAGCCGCCTGGTGCCTGCGACAAACAAGTTTCCAGCGTCGGTGAATGGCGCGGGTTTCAAACCGCTGGCGGAGTATGTGCATTCCAAAGGTTTGAAATTTGGCATTCATATCATGCGCGGCATTTCACGCCAGGCAGTGAAACAGAACACGGCTATTCTGGGCACGACCGCACGGGCTGCGGACATCGCCAACACGCGGTCGACCTGTCCCTGGAATCCTGACATGTACGGCGTCGACATGAGCAAGCCGGGCGCGCAGGAATATTACGACTCGCTATTTGCTCTATACGCTTCATGGGGCGTTGATTTTGTAAAGGTGGATGACATCTCCCGCGCCTATGACAACGTGCAGAAGGCGGAGATCGAGGCGATCCACAAGGCCATCGAAAAATCCGGACGCCCCATCGTGTTGAGTCTTTCCCCAGGCGATACTCCGATTGGACGCGGGGACCACGTGATGAACCACGCGAACATGTGGCGCATCTCCGACGATTTCTGGGATCGCTGGCAGCCGCTCTACGAGATGTTTGGGCGTCTTGAAAAGTGGACGAAGTACCGCGCGGAAGGCGCGTGGCCGGATGCCGACATGCTGCCGTTCGGCATTGTTGAATTCACGCGTCCGACGCGGTTCACCCAGGATGAGCAAATCCTTTGCATGACGTTGTGGTGCATTGCGCGATCACCGCTCATTTTCGGCGGGGACATGACGAAGCTGGACACATTCACGCGCGACTTGCTGACGAACCCCGAGGTGTTGGCCGTGAATCAGGCCAGCGTGGGTAGCCGTCAATTATCGCGTCAGGACGATCTCATCGTCTGGAGCGCCGAAGTTCCAGGCAGCCGGGATCGATATGTCGCCTTGTTCAATGCGCAGAATGATGATTCGCCTTTCGATCTTTCGAAGGTCACGCATCGCAGCCGCTCCATTCGTGGCGCCGCGGGCAGCGAAATTGTCGATATCTCCGTGCCGGTTACGAATGCGCATCGGCTCGTGCTGGTTCTTGGGGATGCGGGTGACAATTCGCATTATGATCACGGGGCTTGGATTGAACCGACGCTCACCGGATCGAAAGGCAGCCTGAAGTTGACGGACTTGAAATGGTCGATGGCCACCGCTGGATGGGGACAGGCCCGCGTGAATCGCGCTGTGGACGATCAGCCGCTTATGCTGAACGGCGAGCCTGTGAATGGGATTGGGACGCATGCGGTATCGGTGATTGAATACGATCAGCTTCCCGAAGGGTACGACACGTTCACGGCGCGAGGTGTGATTACGTCAGGAAACCAGGGCAGGGGATCCGTGCAATTTCAGGTGCTTGTGGATCCGCCCAAGAAAGTGGTCCAGGATCGGAGGTCTGTTTCGGTTTCATTGGCAGAGCTCGGAGTTACGGGGGCGGTCACGGTGCGGGATTTGTGGAAGAGGGAAGATATTGGAACATTCACGAATACCTTCACTCGCGCGATTAGAAAGCAGAGTGCCGGCCTTTACCGCATTTCGCCCCAACGCTAAATAACCGCAGATAGCGCAAGTTTGGAAATTGTTTGGAAACCTGCGCCACGATCGCGATTGCAAAGCCGGCTGAGCGCTGGAATTTGCGGCGGGGTGTCGGTC from Verrucomicrobiia bacterium encodes the following:
- a CDS encoding prepilin-type N-terminal cleavage/methylation domain-containing protein, yielding MTAFRILPTVSVPGKRSRAFTLIELLVVIAIIAILAAMLLPALAKAKSKAHRTVCTSNLKQVGLVMAMYMSDYRDTFPYTPAGWWRMPLIDLPGLQHNYISTNNRAFYRCPSERGLGFNYQLLIAQGQTGMTNQLPFSSSYYYYATFYRNRVKVSSVTRPTQKAVQVCFASANNALFNTDLNPPRNGAHGDGLNWLFVDGRSQFAKWKQMTPCSANLDRPYNYDNDPVTAINLAK
- a CDS encoding glycoside hydrolase family 97 catalytic domain-containing protein is translated as MSSMTTAGLFSAAVILFAAAVQSAAVKVKSPDGKVMVTVTDTGGLSYSVVFDKREVVSTSRFGIISDGVDLGEGVKLGKTASRKLRETYAMFGAHAKAENHCRETTVSVSSPGGEAYDLDVRAYNDGVALRARLNARPGRKINRETTEWKIPGNPMAWYQTDSFNYEGIFQGRLLGSFRTNEHIALPVTFTLPGGGYALISEANLLNYSDADVQVAPDHSLRLRFHAPPNRDGWMTDAAVVQPWRVTLLARDLNALANSDLIRNLCPSASTELVNADWIKPGRSAWQWWSIGDPLFQDQRQWVDWTRDLGFEYYLVDENWKNWKDNGRDNWGCLKEVCDYAKTRGVKIWIWVHCNDVSNPTTRSNFLDRAVALGVAGVKIDFQPQADVRWVNWYDETLRDAAARKLMVNFHGANKPVGRDRTWPNEMTRESIRGHEWHIIRYRRTLPPAHDTILPFTRYVIGAGDYTPTVFNPKELRGYTWARELAQAIVFTSPFLCYADHPTNYLANPALDVLKSIPATWDETIVLPGSEIGKCTAFARRKGTQWFIGVINGGEGRTLDIALDFLGRGKFQMVQLVDVADRNDEWQRTEKPVTRRERLKLSLRPGGGFVGQLAPLK
- a CDS encoding NPCBM/NEW2 domain-containing protein, which encodes MRKHRLSLLTPIVAGVWMTVVAVAQSAPFHWKFASTPPLGWNSWDCFGTTLTEAQAKAQADAMARELLPSGYQYFTVDIQWYEPNSRGHVYRAGAPLAMDEHSRLVPATNKFPASVNGAGFKPLAEYVHSKGLKFGIHIMRGISRQAVKQNTAILGTTARAADIANTRSTCPWNPDMYGVDMSKPGAQEYYDSLFALYASWGVDFVKVDDISRAYDNVQKAEIEAIHKAIEKSGRPIVLSLSPGDTPIGRGDHVMNHANMWRISDDFWDRWQPLYEMFGRLEKWTKYRAEGAWPDADMLPFGIVEFTRPTRFTQDEQILCMTLWCIARSPLIFGGDMTKLDTFTRDLLTNPEVLAVNQASVGSRQLSRQDDLIVWSAEVPGSRDRYVALFNAQNDDSPFDLSKVTHRSRSIRGAAGSEIVDISVPVTNAHRLVLVLGDAGDNSHYDHGAWIEPTLTGSKGSLKLTDLKWSMATAGWGQARVNRAVDDQPLMLNGEPVNGIGTHAVSVIEYDQLPEGYDTFTARGVITSGNQGRGSVQFQVLVDPPKKVVQDRRSVSVSLAELGVTGAVTVRDLWKREDIGTFTNTFTRAIRKQSAGLYRISPQR